ccatccacccatccgtccgtccatccacccatccacccatccgtccatccacccatccacccatccgtccatccatccatccatccatccgtccatccacctatccatccatccgtccatccacccatccatccatccatccatccatccacccacccacccatccatccatccacccacccacccacccatccatccatccatccacccacccacccacccgtCCGTCCGTCCATCATCCCATCCACCTGCTCAGAAGTGGTCCCAGCCTATGGAGGGAGGGCCTCGTCAATCCCTGGCCATAACCCAAGGGTGGCTCCAGCCCCAGGGAAAAGTGACCAAGGAGAGCCGAACAAGTTCTGGCCTAAAAGTCAAGACCCCGGTTCCTCCTTCTGGCTCTGCCATTAGCTAACCACATGAGCCAGATCACTTGGCTTGACTTTCTGGACCTCAGtatccccacctgtaaaatggggacagttgGACCAGGAGGTGGATAGGCCTTTCCAGTTCTAACATTCTGTGGCTGAGCCTCTGGCCCTTGATGTCACAATATGGAGCTGGCTTGTGATTGGCCCATAGCCTCATCCAGCTCTGCTGTTTTCTTGGTCATGGGTGCAGACAGATTCGCCCTGGACCTTCCCTACTTGTGCTCCTCTGTTACGGGCAGCTGTTGCCTTGCCTCTGGATCAAGGATGAACATAGTTTAGGTGTGGCTGAGACCCCAAGAAGCATGGGACCAGAGAAGGGGACTGGGTGGGGACAGGACCTTCCCAGCACATGGTGCCCATATCCTTCCCTGCAGATGACTTCTACAATGAGACTAAGACCAAGATCTTCCTGCAGTTTTATGACCAAACAGCTAAAGTTGTGTTGAACCAGTTAATGGAGGCCACTTGGCACTATGTCACCAACATCACCAGGAAAAATCAGGAGGAGATGGTATGGTGTCATCTCCATCCCAGCCTctcctttctttgctcttttcagGGATTTGGGACCATGGGGCACCACACTTCCTGCCCCCATCCCAAGCAAGAGGAACTAGGGAAGCCCCAGTGTACATATCAAAGCAGGCTGCAAGTTCTGGGCCTCCTGGAAGCCCTAAACTTTCTCCAGTCAAGAATCTCTTGCTTCTTGTCCTTTGTAAATCTCACCTCCTTGCTTTTAGGGACCCAGGTTTCTGCCCTCTCCCTCTTAGCAAATCTTGTTCCCTAAGCCAATGGGATTAGGGAGTCAGTTAGGGTGCCATGGCTCTGGAGGTCAAGTGGGACCCTTCCCCTGTCCCCCAACCTTGCTGGCCCTCTTTGCAGCTGCACAAGGACATGGAGAGGTCCCAGTTCATGATTTACTTTGGCACCCGGGCCTGCCTGTTTAAGGTCGCCCAGTtccagaaccaggatttgaatcgCATGCTGAGAAAGCTGCAGAACATAGACAAGGCGGCCCTGCCCAAGGACGAGCTGCAGGAGGTAATGGATGGAGCCCCCAGGCCTTTGGGCACATGCTCCCTGGCCCCAGGGGTCTGGTGGGGCAGCCAGAGTgtctggggcaggagggaggcagggggtgGAGGAGAGGCAAGATCAGAACTTCTTCTGGAGAAGGAGAGGAGTAGAGGTGGGGGTGCCGATCTCTCCTGGCTGAGGGCGAGCACTGAGGGCAGGCCCAGGGGCACTGGCCTACCCTGGGTAACACCTGTTCCCCCAGTATAACGAgcttctggccaacatggagatgACATACAGTATGGCCCAGGTGTGCCTGAATGAGAGGCCCTGCCTGTCCCTGGAGCCTGGTGAACACCCAAGCCCTGTCCCACCCAACCACAGAATCTCCAGCACTCAGTCCCTTCCGGGGGCCCCTCCCAGTCCTCAACCACCCTCCTTTATTGCCAGGAGGGtgagggcagaggcaggtgggAGTGGGTCCCCCATGGCTCCTTTTCTGGGCATAGAACTCGAAGAAGTCATGGCCACCTCCAGGAACAAAGAGGAGCTGCTGTGGGCCTGGCAGGGCTGGCGGGATGCCATGGGCCGCCAGATCCGCACCACCTTCGAGCACTACGTGGAGCTCAGCAACAAGGTTGCACAGCTCAATGGTGAGCAGACAGGACGCCACGGGACTCAGAGCGATGGCAAGGAAGGGGCAAAGCTGAGCTTTCCCAGGATGAAGGCGGCCATAGGGCCCTGGAGGCAGGACCTATGAGCCCTGCAGCTGGGCTCTCCAAATATTCATAGAGCACctatgtgctaggtgctggggaggTTCTGAGGACACACAGGTGAAAAGGCAGGTGCCTGTTCTCATGCACCTACGGTCCTGCGGGGAGGCAGACCATATTCAGTAAATACCGGTCTCTCACTACCACCTGGGGTGTTGCAGAATAGGAAGGGGCTGctaagaaagagaatgagaagaggcTGCTGCAGATAAGTGGTCAGGGAAGGACTCTGACATTTATCCAAGACCTGAAAGATGGGCAAAAGAGGGGGAGCAAGATGTGAAAGAAGAGCATCCTAGGCAGAGGCTCCGCAGCAGGAGGAGCTGGTGCTCTGGAAGACCTGAAAGAAGCCCAGGTGGCCGCAGGGCTAAGGATGAGGTGGGATGAGAGGGGACTCAGGGCCTTGCAGGCATGGTGGGGAGCTCGGATCGTGAACTTTGCTCAGTGCCTTTCCAAAATGGGCAGGTATTCTCCCCTTTTTGCCAAAGAAGACCCAGAGGGTCAGCGAGGTTGAGTGGCTTCCCTAGAAGGTGTCTGGGTGTCTTGTCAGCTAGGCCAGGGGTAAAGGGTGAGATGGTGAGCTCCTAGTGAGTCCTCTCTCCTGTCCTAGGTTACAAAGACATGGGAGCCTTGTGGCGCTCCAAGTATGAGTCGGACACCCTGAAGCAAGACCTGGAGCGGTTCTTCTAGGAGCTGCGGCCACTCTAGCTGAACCTACACGCCTACATGCACCGGACCCTCCACCGCCACTATGGGCCCGAGCTCATCGACCTGAGGGGGCCCATCCCTGCCCACCTCCGGGGTAAAGGCCTTGCTGGTGGCCGAGGTGAGTGCCAGATAAAGGCAGAGACTGTCTCCAGCCTCCCCTTAgcccctctcctcttcttccaggGAACATGTGGGCACAGTCCTCGGTCAACATCTTAGACCTGGTCCTGCCCTTCCCGAAGAAGATCCCTGAAGATGTCACAAAGATCATGAAAGGCCAGGTTAGTGCTTGGCCTGtctgtccctgcccctccccatcaTCATCCTTGGGCAAACAAGGCAGCGCCCTACACATCCCCTCTTCTCCCCCAGCACTGGAAATCAGAGAAAATGTTTGAAGACTCTGAGAAATTCTTCACCTCCCTGGGGCTGCTGCCTGCCCCACCCAGTTTCTGGAAAAAGTTGATGCTGATGAGGCCAACTGATGGGCAAGAGGTGGAGTGTCACCTCTGCCTGGAACTTCTACCTTGACGATGACTTCGGGTGCTCACGGAGGTACCACACACCtggccctctcctctcccctctctgctTGTCTTAGGTGTGGGCGGGGGAGAGccggggcaggggagggggaaaggCAAGCGAGAAACACAGAAGGAAAGGTGGCGTGAGAGCAAAGGGCTTGGAAAGGGCTTGGTTGCTAGTTGGATATGGGGCCTAGACTGAGAAAGAACAATTgccagccagacgtggtggctcacgcctataatcctagcactttgggaggccaaggcagtggatcacgtgaagtcaggagttcgagaccagcctggccaaaatggtgaaaccctgtctctactaaaaatacaaaaattagccaggtgtggtggcgtgtgcctgtaatcccagctacccaggaggctgaggcaggagaatcactggaacctgggagccagaggctgcagtgagctgagatggcaccattgcactccaacctaggggacagagtaaaactctatctcaaaaacaaacaaacaaacaaacaaacaaacaaacaaaaagaacaactgCAGAGCCCTGTCTGGGCTCCAACCTGACCACACAATCCCTCGAGGAGTCTGAATGGGAAAACTCCCTTTCTCCATGCTCCTTAACCCATGCCCTTTGCTTGTATAATAAAGAAGTGCACGGAAGTGACCATAGAAGACCTGCTCTCCATCTTCCACAAGATGGGCCGTATCCAGTACTTTCTGCAGTACAAGAACCTTTCCATCATCTTCTGTGAAGGTGCCAACTCAGCCTTTGAAGAGGCTGTGGGGTCTGTGATCACCCTCTCGGCCTCCTCCCACAAGCACCTGCTCAACATAGGCCTGCTCAGCCTCAAGCACCAGGACTCAGGTGACGAGGACCAAGGGCCCAAGCCTGGGGCCGCCGCTAGGGCTCGATGGGGTCAGGGCTCTCGGGCAAAGCTACAGGAAGATCCCAGGGGTCGCCTCTTGACtgccctcaccctcttcccagaGGATGAAGTCAATTTCCTGATGCGAATTGCCCTGGAGAAGATTGCCTTCATCCCCTTCGGCTACCTGATGGACCTGTTTCACTGGAAGGTCTTTGACGGCAGCATTCGGAAAGACATCTACAATCAGGAGTGGTGGAACCTCAGGTGGGTTTGTTACTATTTTCCACCAGATGGGCCATTTCCAGGACTTTCTGCAGCACAAGAACCTCTCTATAATCTTCCACGCAGGCACTGAGCAGGTCTCTTAGCCTTTCTAGGCTTCAGTCTCCTTATCTGGGAAAAATGGACCCTGGTGTTTGACCCCACTTGCTCTCTGGGTGGCTGGGAAGCTTACAAAATGATTCCAACTGGGCTTCTCCAATCACAGAACATTAACCACCAGGCAGGCCCTCCCACACCTCTCTCCCTTCCTGGTGCCAGGCAATGGGGTGTGCAGGGGCCTGAGCACTTTCCTTTCTGGGGAAAGACTCCCCATGGGAGATAGGCAGGCCCCTAAAATGCACACATGCCTGCCTTGGGCTTAACACTCCCCAAGCTGCCATGGGAACCCACCAGCAGTTGGGAGGCATCACTCTCGAGTGAGGGACCCCCAGGTTACACCTCATCACTGACCCCTGGCCATTTGATGGGATAATAAATGCCTGTGACCAGGGCTTCTCCATATCTGCCAGGCCTTGGACTGACCAGCTTCAGTCTGCTGGTCACAGTGTGATTTGGGGTTGCCAGGGGGCGCTCCTGGCTCTGAAACAGGctcttactttttttgtttgttttttgagacagggcctcgctctgtcactcaagctggagtacagtggcatgaccacggCTCACTTCAGAcctgacctcccagcctcaatcaatcctccttcctcagcctcctgagtagctgggactacaggcgtgcaccaccacactggctagttttgtgtaattttttttttagagatggggtttgccatggtgcccaggtttaaactcctgggctcaagtgatctgcctgcctaggcctcccaaagtgctgggattacaggcatgagccactgtgcccggccttttatGTTGAATTTGAACATTTACAACCACCTTGCATTGTGATCATTTCAAAATGCTCAGCTCACAGAAGCAGCAGCTGAAGCTCACGGGAGGTCACAAaccagcccaaggtcacacagcaaaccaacgggtggcagagctgggagctCCTCTCTCCCCTTGTCCTCTTACTCCCACCCTTGACTTCAGGAGCAGGTCCCCCCTGTGGGCTTGGCAGAGTCTTGACCTTGTGCCTCTCTAAGGTCACCCTAATAGGCCATCTGAGGCACCCACAGGAGGCTTCTGTCAGCCCTGCCCACCACCCTAGCTGATGGAACCCAGGGGTTAAGCAGGAGGGGTGGCAACTCCCTGGGCCTTGAATAAGGCCCTGTCAACTGGGAGGGAAGCTCCTGACACTCTGTTGACCTTGGAGATGGTtcagaggctccagtgagccaatGATGAAGgttgtgtttgagacagggtctcactttgttgccgaggctggagggcagtggagcaatcatggctcactgcagccctgacctcctgggctcaagcaatcctcctgccttagcacccaagtagctgggactgcagatgcacaCCAGcacatctggctcatttttgtatttttttagggacagggtctcactttgttgctcaggctggtctcaaactcctgggctcaaacaatcctccaacatcagcctcccaaagtgctgggattacaggtgtgagccaccacacgcagcctaCTTCCTTCCATTTTATAGACATTTTACAACAAGACTCGGAGACAATCAGCAACTTTCCCACAGTCGCACAGCTCAGAGGGGCAAAACCAGACCTTCAGGTCATCAGGGTGCGACTGTGATTAGCTCTGTGTCCTGCGGCCAGTTCCCTGATCGCCaaaccttggtttcctcatctgcaaaatgggaataatagtagtACTGCTCTACAGGgatgtttctctgttttcttctcaagACTTCTTACTAGATGAAACGACTTTGTTTATTGGTCTGTAATCTGTCCTCCACTGTTAGGATGTAAGCAGGGGCCTTGCCTCCCCGGCTCCCCCACTGGTACCTCCTCCAGAGACCAGGACGGTGTTGAGTGCATGCGTGAGTCTATGTGGAAAGCCGGACGTGGTTCTGAGCATAGAGGAAGTGCTCAGTCAGTGTTAACTGCTATTGTTTTACTCTGATTCCCAAtcccatgtgttttcatttatttaatcaatcaaAATGCATTAGGTatcctcagcctgccaagtcCAATTTTGATAGACATGCAGgtgctttgaaaagaaaaaggcaggccaggtgtagtggctcacgcctataatcccagctacttgggaggctgagacaagaatggcatgaacaggagaattgaggttgcagtgggcgaGATCCGCGCTCCTGCACTTCAGCTTGCTGGGGCAAGActctggaaaaagagaaaagaagaagaaggaagggagggagggaggaggagggaggaaggaaggaaggaaggaaggaaggaaggaaggaaggaaggaaggaaggaaggaaggaaggaaggaaggaaaagagagaggctCCAAGAACCTGCCAGACACCACCACCAAGCTTTTCCCTGCCACGTTAAAATACCAGGGCTTATGGCCCCCTGTTCCTCACTCAGAGGAAGACTTTGATCCAGGTGCCAAGTTCCACATTTCTGCTGGTGTGCCCTACATATGGTAAAGGGCTGGGCCCTGTTGGCAGTGCCAGTCCTATGAGTTGAGGGGCGTGGGAACTGGAGCGAGGATTTGCAGGAAGGCCCTAGGTCCAAATGTCACCCTGCACCCCTGCCCATCTCTTCCTGTTGGGTTGCACAGCCTTCTGAGGTCTCTGACCTAGAATCCTTTGAGCTTTTGCATCAGGTCCTGTGCAGAGGGCAGAGCTGATGGGAATATTCTAGACCATCCCTGTTGTCCCTTGGAGGAGGGCAGGTCAGAGTGGGGCAAGGGTTCGGGTGACTGCTGGTTCAGAAAGCTAGAGAAGGAGAGCCCCCCAGTACTCTAGGGTCAGCCCAAGGCTGGGCCCTGCCCAAGGAGCCTCTGCCTAGGCAGTGACTGCTGACATGCGGCCCTTGTGGCCACTGCATGTCAGAGCTGCCTGGTCCCAAGTGGCTCTGAGTTTCCCACTCCTGGTCTCCACTCCCTAGCCTGCCCTCACGTTTCTCAACCAGATACTTCCTCAGTCTGGTGCTCCAGTTCCAGTTCCATGAAACACTGTGCAAAGCCTCAGGCCGCATGGGTCCACTGCACCAGTGTGACATCTACAACTCCAAGATTGCCGGGGAGCTCCTGGGGTGAGTGCCCTCTTCCTTCATTTGTTCTTGGCTCCCCCATCTCCCTTTAAGGAAGTCCTGCTCCAGGCTCCC
The Papio anubis isolate 15944 chromosome 17, Panubis1.0, whole genome shotgun sequence genome window above contains:
- the LOC103878910 gene encoding LOW QUALITY PROTEIN: angiotensin-converting enzyme-like protein Ace3 (The sequence of the model RefSeq protein was modified relative to this genomic sequence to represent the inferred CDS: substituted 2 bases at 2 genomic stop codons); the protein is MVPISFPADDFYNETKTKIFLQFYDQTAKVVLNQLMEATWHYVTNITRKNQEEMLHKDMERSQFMIYFGTRACLFKVAQFQNQDLNRMLRKLQNIDKAALPKDELQEYNELLANMEMTYSMAQVCLNERPCLSLEPELEEVMATSRNKEELLWAWQGWRDAMGRQIRTTFEHYVELSNKVAQLNGYKDMGALWRSKYESDTLKQDLERFFXELRPLXLNLHAYMHRTLHRHYGPELIDLRGPIPAHLRGKGLAGGRGECQIKAETVSSLPLAPLLFFQGTCGHSPRSTS
- the LOC110741633 gene encoding angiotensin-converting enzyme-like protein Ace3, whose translation is MPFACIIKKCTEVTIEDLLSIFHKMGRIQYFLQYKNLSIIFCEGANSAFEEAVGSVITLSASSHKHLLNIGLLSLKHQDSGDEDQGPKPGAAARARWGQGSRAKLQEDPRGRLLTALTLFPEDEVNFLMRIALEKIAFIPFGYLMDLFHWKVFDGSIRKDIYNQEWWNLRWVCYYFPPDGPFPGLSAAQEPLYNLPRRH